The following DNA comes from Chelmon rostratus isolate fCheRos1 chromosome 20, fCheRos1.pri, whole genome shotgun sequence.
AGTGAAAAGTATCAGATAAACTTAACTATTAACTGTCCCTAAAGCTGAAAACTGGGCTGTTTTTCTTAGCTTCTGAAAAGTTGAGTTTTAGAGATACAGTacatgtcacatgacagcagTTTGATTTGCATGTATAGTAACTGCAGTAGATTTCTGGTCTGTGTATGAAGTAAATGACGCAAAGACAGATGAACCATTTTACAGACTGTTATTGCTAATGTGGTATAAGTGAATTGCACAATAACACAGGCAGTTCATGGTGCACACCACCCAAAGTGACCATGCATGACAAGAATATCAGAACAAGTTTCCCATCAGCTCTCGGGTTGTGCATTCACCAGCCTATGTGTGGATCAGCACTTAACTGGAAGTGTCTGCGCCTGCAGTCATCTTTTCCCTGAATCAATGGAAGTGCAGAAATGGAAATATATATTCAGTTATGGCTTGAAGGCGGGTCAATAAGACCATCTGAGTCTGatggtgtttctgttttagAGACAGAATTTACATATTAAGTTTATCGAACTTTACAGTTAAACAACATTTTGCATCAGAAGAGTTTAGACCTGACCTACCACCAAGCAGTCTCTAAGGGTTTAGGGTCTGTTTACACCAGGTAATGTCAGTGTATTCTAATGCATGTGTATTTACAATGTAGGCCAGACCTACAGGCCAGTGTATGCACAAAGTTGTCTTTAGCGACATTAGCAGCGTGGCCTACCATTTAATGGTCGGTTGGACCACCAATttttccagactgaaatatctcaacaaatacTGGATGTGTTGCCATGCCATCAATGGTTGCATGTTAGCAATAGTCTTGTTTATCAAGACAAAATAACGTAAGGCCAAACTGAatgatgtaatgtaatatttttggCAGAAATCTGACAATCACCGTTTGAATTAATGAGTTTTCAAGGCAACATAAAAGGATGGATTGTGGCTCCCTTAACTGCTGCTGGAGGATCAAACTACAAAACTGTGCACAGTTACAGAAAACTGTTCCATAAATTAGAATAATATACGGCAAAAACAGAAGCAGTagctgaaatacatttttgaaatacAGATCAGCATGACTCATAAAGGCGCATAAACAgatcaaaacaaaatgcaccTTTTACAGAGCCTGCATCaacaagaaataaaaggaaaagacatCACAGCTCTGGACACACTGTTCTGCTGCCGTGTGATCTCAGCAGTGCGGGAGAGGATTACCACTTCAATAAATGATGAGTGAAATATGTGCTGCCAATGCTAAGAGCTTGGCTGCCTGTTTGTGCCCTTTCTCTTTGAACTGAGTTCCTCCTGATGCAGGGCAGCACTCTCTAGCTCCCTTCCCTTCTGTCCTGTTCTGACCCTGAACGTCTGtctagaccaggcatgtccaaactattccataaagggccgtgtggctgcaggttttcgttccaaccaaggaggagcacaccaggccaaccaatcaacatcaagggatctcttagttatcagctgaaaagtgagatcagctgattaaatgagtccagtctggtgtgctcctccttggttggaacgaaaacctgcagccacacggccctttatggaatagtttggacatggctggtcTAGACGGTCTGTCTATCAATGTCAGTCGCTCCATCCTTGATCGTTTTAACTGCCTGTGAGTGAGACGCTCGAACTGCAGTATCTGTCCATCAGCCTGGAGTAGCATCAAAAATGCAAGAGCTGTTGAATTTATAGAAATGACCAGTGTGGCTCTTTCCCCTCGCATCAGTGCAATACAGCCGTATGTTCACATGAAGCAAGCAGGGCTGCTGGTGCCTCCCAAAGCTGTGATGACACTATTATACAGGCAGTGCACACTGTGTCAGCGTCACAACAGTGTATGTTGTAAACATGGAGGTTAGCATGACAGCTAATTACAGACTCCTATGGCtgggtattattattattattaaaacatcTGACGATGACAATGTTCAGACAAACTACAGCAGCTCTCCATACCAGATAATAGTTGTGTTCACACCGGTGGTAATTGTATTTTAACAAATAGTAAGTGAAATTATCAGAATTTCAACACCATCTCCTGAAATAACTAAGATCCCATTGGCTGGACCTGCAGGCCTACTTTCATTATTTCCTGGGGCTAAAACAAAGGCTCGAATGCATCATTCTCAAATGAATATTAAGAGCTCCCCCatacaaacattcacacaaacagagccGATCTTCACATgactgtggtttttgtttttacaacatTTCTAGGATAAATCAGACAGTGTTGGTCCTTTGTCGTGTGTCCAAGATGAGCCATCGATGTGTACACAGTGCATCTGTGTTTCTTGCAGTTTCTGCATGTCATGATGAATAATACCTTTTTACTATTGTTGTCACAGATATGTCTGAATGCAATTGTGAATAACTGGACATTAATGAACTCAAAATCTTCCAGAATCCAAAAGACTGGATTGTTGATTTTTAACCAGACCACGTAAAGATGCAGGTCTCAAAGAAATGTGCAATAAATCCTTTGTCCACGAGAGGGCAGCAATCATCTTGAGCTTGTTATGCAAATAGACTTCCAGGACAGAAAGTCCTGGTCATGTGAAGTATGAAATCTCAAGAGGATGGTTCTCCACCTTACTTTTTACAAGCCTCCAGCGGCAGAGTGAAatttaacagagaaaacaggtgaGGAAGAAACCTTAAAAACTGCTAAACCTGAATGCTGAGAATCCACAATATTCTAGTATTTATCTTAATCTTTGGTCGTGTTAGTCCTCattgctgtggtgtttttatgttgCAGGGTATGAGCTACCCACATTTACCCTCACCCATGGGATTTACAGCCCCATTGCCCACCCACTCAGATCTCTAAAATAGAATGCAAATTTCTGATAGAAGAAATACTGCTGCCCAGAATTCACATTCGAGCAGCTTTCCATCTGAATAGAACAAGTGACAGTTGTCTCACATTACATGCTGAGCTACAAATGGAAAACTTGCTTGTTGCTACCACCAAAGGTGACCTCGCTGCGGTAACACAGTATAAAGCACTGTATGTACTGTGAgggtatttgtgtttttaacgAGTCAGAAGCCAACCAAAGGTAAAGAGTTGGGGAATCACAGTAATTCAACTGCTGAATACGTTTTTAAATTCCATCATTTATTCAGTGTGTGTCCTTGAGGTCAAACTTGTTTGCTTTCCagtaaaacatttgaaaagtcGATTTTTTCTGAAAAAGGTGACTATGAAAtaatgcacaaaacaaaaacctatATTTATGACACCAGTGTTTACATGGCAGCAGTCAAAtttgatttgcagcttttcttggCGTGCTACCACCACCTGTCAATCAGCAGAATAGTGTGAAAGCATTTCCAAGACTGTATATCATGTCACGCATGTGTTTTGAGAATATGATGAATAAAGTGACATTAATGTCCTTCCCTTAGCAATGCCTGAACACCCTGTACTCATGAATGAGGTTTATGATGAGGTTTAGCCTTTTGGTGGTCTATCCAGACCCTGTTCACAagccttttttccctctttgatCGGTTACTCGCTCAGTTGAACGTTCCTGTGTGGGTGCCTTACTGTCTACACACACTATTTCTAACAGAAAATTCCTCCCCTTCCACTAAAAGAGCTGAATATTTGCAACAACAATTTAAGTTGATTGATTTCTACCATGGCGTTATTGAGGAAACGGTTGTTAACAATTTAATAACGATAACCTCACTTTGAAGACAGCGGACCTCGAGAGATACAGCCGGACAACATGATTGTTATGGGCCCACATTTACTGGAATTGCTCAGGTATTATACTGGGTTTAGTCACACATCAGCGCCATGTAAATTCAGTAACAGTTGCTCAGTGAAACCTGCCTTTTTTGTGGGTTTATCAGTTCACACATTCAAGGCCCAtaacttcacctccacctttacctgtaccttctgtgtacttaacttttaagtgcacacatgcttaactaaatggtcagccattttgcactatatacattttagtatattttttatataatgtttttttttatattattatattattttatgctgttggtatattttatgctgctgGTATATTCTATGCTgtggtatattttactgtttattgttctagtatattcttattgccttagtatattttcatttctggtatatttttatttcatttacacatatttttatctgcatgttagtcTAGTTTATTctaatatttattattactttcttattgtttctaacatgggggttgcaatacaaatttcattgacatgctatgctcagtgataataaagacgatcttaaaacaaaataacataGGCAAAAGGTAAGAGTCTCATTTGCCTTTAATCCGAATTTTAATTACTCACATCATCACCAAGTATGAAGTTTATTAAGACACTTGAAGAGGGAACATGAGAGGTCTGTGTGTCAGCCGCCTCTGCAGAGTGCAGGGAGGATGTTTGGTGAAGATAAGAGCAAGGTGTTACAGAAGCAGCACAAGTGTGGTTTTAAGAGTGCACACCAGAATTTCATCTGGCGTGCACTGTTATCACAACGTGCATCCTTGACCATGAgcacaagagaaaacaaaacggGGACTCACATAAcgtgcaatattacatatcatttgctgttttgtatattttactcttctgtgcaatagtagtaacactatttattttatttatttttaatctgaaggcagcttacattgtttgtttttttccacagctattgggacaatatgtattttttacgcatcttttatatatttttttattttatatagttaaatttcattttgcttgtataatatgtacatatatatagtctattttttattttgtatttcttttttttttttcccgaaGTTCTTTATccctgctgctatttttcttcccactgctatcacatgctgctgtaatgcccaaatttccacggctggggataaataaagttttatcttatcttattttatctttaaaacattaataaaacattacatACAAACATTGCTTCATAGCACTACTAGTGGTGAAAAACTCATCAGGAAGGACCAGTTTGTAAGATTTAGGTGAATCACCATATGTTCTCCCACACACTTGAAAGAGAACGATGAGGCCAAGTGGTAACCTCCAGGGCCTGGAAGATGAAGCCAAAGTTCATTGAAtgccacttgaggctggctccaaaagcgagtcaacACTCATAGACTCCCATAATAAATACCTAaattcacagcagaaataaatacgTTTGCAGCCTGGTACTGAAGTCCACTGccaagcagtggtgtgatgatgatgtaggaagaactccgctgatacaagcttgagttgaagagacctttattaacaagcagtatcagatcagatgccggccatccgagagagcttcagggtcagatcagaagactctgcccttaacatacagacaacacaatatatagcatgactgtttatctaactccacccatacctttcccaTCTTAcagaccagatcatgctctgggctttgtcccactgaggaatgttctcctttgtgtctatctatgtctacatctataGTAAATTTGGTCCTAATAGCCCCCCGAAcattaccacctctggtttatcttttcctgatctgaccctacATGGCCTCAgataccacaactaaaagtggtctacattttcagtttacccctgatcatgcttgatctgacatatatttgatatttgattgatctgatcatatacctcagtACAAAAAACTGTTTGGTCTCagctaatttccccattcatgacAAGTGTACAGGGATGAACTTTTCGATAACTCACtcatttgaattacatttaggcttaaagttatgcatacTTGCGGGCATGGTCGTTAGCTATTTGCTAGGTTTCAGCTCCactgggagtttggtggagtcaggcagTGCCAAGATGCCAACGTCCAGAAccgctgtcactgagcttcacagtggctcACGTGGGCCCACGGTGGACCTTATGTTTGCGACACTCTTTTCACACATCTACCAGACTAAGATTTGTTGGATATGAACATACAGAGAGTCAAGAGCATGATGCTGAAacaaggccacacacacacacacacttacagcaGAGTCCAAAATGAGAGTTAGAGATTTCCTGTGTGAAAACAGGAAGGACTCAGTAACAAATCAACTCTTGACGGACAGCACCATCACTTCCTGATTCCTGACTTTCTAATTCCCCATTCTTGCACCCATGGGTGACAACTAAGGAGAAACGAGTGAACAACTTGAGTTTAACAAAAGACTAAAGAGAGCTGATGTATTTTGTGGCTGGACACTGACAACGAGAGAAGGAAACACATGCAGGGTTTGTGGACGTTGCCTGGTTACTTTAAGTAGCCATGGTGTAAACCCTCTAGTATTGAAAGTACAACTTTAGAGGACTCCTCCTTTACTCGGAGTATGTTGCAGTGATATGGTTTGTATGCTAGCAGCAATCATCTTCCTGACTCCCTTACTTATGTAATGTGCTCTCTGGCCCAGAAGGACTCTGCTACAGGCCGAAAATCAGGCaggaagggtgtgtgtgttgagcgGTTTCCTCTGTAGTAGGTTGGCTGATCAGAACGAGCTGAGGGTGTGAAGGGTGTGTTCTCACTGGGTTTTTGTGGTGGCAGCTGTGCTACCAACCTTAGTTGCCTGTATAACAATATTACTGTCGTGATGttgtgaagagagaaaaaaaaacaacttctgcTGTGCTGGTGAGAACTGTTCAGCCTGCACTCGCCTTCCTGTGGCCCCAGGCTTGAGAACCTCTTTCTGATTGCAGCTTGTCCATGTGACTTGGTTTCCGTTGCCTGCCTGCTTCCGTGAATAGTAAAAAAGGCATCAGTGCTTcagtcagagcagaggaagGCAGCCGTACTTCACACATGAGAACACACTCTGCAACAGCGAGCCAACCAGCGATATGGTCAGGGGATCAACCGTCAGTGGCTTGGGAATTCCACACCTAACCACCAGTGTAAGTAAATGCACTGTGCACGAGTCTAATACTGCAGCGTGCAGTAAAATTCTGACTACTAAAAGAAGCAAACTGCATGCTGTGTCTAAAATAAGAAAGCTGAGTTTGAACGTATTTGGTCTTTGGAGTGTTTGATCTTATTGATCACAGTGCTGTACGGGCACATGTCATCAGGCATCTTGTTAAAAGAAAAGTCAGCATAAAACAATCGTTTTCAGAATATGTTTATGGCAGTTTTTGCACAGCATTTTCTTGCATGTAAATCTAGTTCATCAGCATCAGTATTACAGACTATTGAACAAATGTTGCATAAATAAATTATTGGTTTTGTTACCAAATTTCTTGCCCTTGGATTACGGGTTGCCTGCTATCAAGTTTGAAAAAGCAAATGGCACAATGTTTCTTCAATGTCATAATGCTCACATGTTCATATTTCTCACCGTTATATAAGCATAGCGCATATATACCGTTATTCTGACAAATGGAAGCATACGCTGTACGTTAGTGCAATTCTTATGCAAGGTTTATATTATTAATACACACTGGGTGGTTTTCTCACAAACCGGCTGTACCCAGTAACACTCAGAGAAGAGAATGTACTATTTGGTAAAAGGTCTTTTCTTCTATGGCCAATTCTACACCAGAACACACGTTACGGCCTTAGTCTTACCCCAGAACACATGATAGGAATTGGGTAGTGTTGTTGCCTGGGTTGTACAAAACGATGTAGTTAATAACTGTCCCATGCTGATTGGTTAGgatacagcatttatttggacaACTgtaaagtgataaaaaaaaagagtaactCGTTCATATGACTGAACCCCAAAACAATATATTTCCTAAGGCCACTGAAATAGACAGATTACAGCTACGTGCAAGCCAAAAAGGTACACAAGGCCTCCACACTCAGCAGATACGCATCGCACAGTGGTTTGCATCAAAATTAGGGAAATTTTTACAAAGATGTCCAGGGAggacattcacacattcacatcaggCTAAAACATGAaccaaaatatgaaacatttcacACTACTTATCTCCAGCGTTACTGTAACTTCTTTTATTGAACAGGATCAATCACATAGAACCGAAAatcaaatgcagaaaacatgttgTGGACGTGAATAGCGTGAAGATGACATTTCTTTGTTGTCAAGTCATATTCATGTGGAACATAAGATCCATTGGGTagaataattaataataagaTGAAATGTTCACTTGCAGTATGAAGGTTTATGGCACTGAACCCAGGCTGTCACTTGACCTCCACACTTCTGCAGCACTCTAATGTCAAGCTGCTGTCTCCTTCTGCCCGTTTGATAATCCATTTATGGTGGAGAAGCGCATTGCTTCGGTATTTCATGCACAGAGggcatatttgcattttaagacATGCCACTCAATTGTCAAACTTTCATGGTACCTGGCTGGCCATCACATGGAAATCATGATAACTCTGGTTTTAAACTGCACAAGAGCAAAGCTAACGCGGGTATTTGTGGATCGCCTATTGTCAGCACGCGCCTGTGCTGATCAATCaccatcctccctctctccctctgtcactttGTCAACAGTGAGGATGTTAAAATGCCAGTCCACGGACTCACTCCCATCCTGCTTTGCTTGTTGCCCATGTGGAGAATACTGACGCCAGTCTCAAGTCATCCACAGCACAGCCGATGCCAGCTGGTGAGATGTGTCTCTTTTGCTAAATAAAAAGCACATGTTGAAATGAAGTGAGTAAGATCTCAGGGACGTACGTGTACAGTGTATGTGATGTTATTAAAGGCATAACAATTTAGGAGTGTGTTAATGAATGCTTGGTTTGGTAAACACTGTACTTATACTgttagaagaaaaagaaaagtgccGACTGGTAGACAAACTCAGATTTTTATATTTATCTATAtctacatatatgtgtgtgtgtgtgtatgtgtgtgtgtgtgtgtgtgtgtgtgtgtatatatatatacatatcaCTACAGCACTCATGTACTTTGATGCAGCACTCAGATgttcatcatcaacatcattcagtaacagataaaaaatgttcaaacagttaatgtatacacacacatgttaatatacatatatatacacacacatatatacgtatgtatatatgtgtatacacacacacgtgtgtgtgtgtgtgtatatgtatatatatgtttgttttgttgtctgtaCTCATTACAACACTCGTACACTCAgattctgtcagtgtgtttcagtaacTGAGGCTAAAAATGTTCATATAAACATCCTGCAGGAAATTACATATTTTGTGGGGACTTGCTCAGATATTTCCCACTTTGTCATATCGGGGAGGAAAAGTGGGAAGTGATTAATCTATTATGTTATCCATCAAAGTTAATAATCCATTGTATTAAATACTGGaattattaatcattttcaaCATAACACTATTCTATTAAGCCATACTGTGTACACACCGTCTTCTTTATCTTCAGGTTACATCTCTAATTTATCATGAAGACTCAAATCATCCAGACCAAATTCATTTAATAACAGATCATTATAGTGGAAGTACTCTTTGCTAATGACGAGCTCACTTTAAAAAGCCATGATGTCTGCATTTATGAAGGTTAATAAGTTCTTAATAGTTAGGGtttggttttgctgtttttccagaAGGTAGCTGGTTGTAAGTGGTCGACAGTCTTCCTGCATGTAGCTGGCTAAAAAGATGAAGCAAAATAATAAACCTCACAACCTGACTGTCCCAACATTGTttttttgaattatttattcCTTATATTTTTTCCTGATATATTGTCATTAGTGTTTAGTAAGTGATTTGCTAACAGtgacgatgctaacatgcttagCAAGTAATATTTACCAGGTTCACTATCCGAGTTTAGCCTACAAGAGAACTAACATTTCTAATTAGCACTGAAAACTAAGGACAGCTGAGCTGATGGGCAGTGTCAGCACAAGAACAGATATCCAAGGGGGGCAGGAGGCTTGTAGCAGGGGGGCACCACACTACTGGCAAGCGGTAACTTAGTCATGCACAGTAAAAGTAAAACCATTCGGTCGTATGCTCCCCAGGAGAACAttgttcagaaaaaaatcacaaaaatagtGCAGTCTCGTCGTTTTCCTTACAATCTGACTCAAAACACGAGAAGAAATGACTCATGTAAGGACAAGCACACTTTACATTGAGCAAAATGTTTCACTCAACACCAAATTGGGGTGCTGGGGGGCTGCAGAGCGCCATAAACCCAGGCATCATGAAAACCATTTGTAAACaagtgtgatggagagagagagagcgagagagagagaatatggAAGAAGTGTTCACGTGATAAAAAAGCTCTCTTTGATCACAAAGCCTGATGTAACTCTTCAGTTCTGTGGTTTGCTGGTGAAGTGTATGAGTCTCTCTCGAGGCTTCATCGTCTCCTCTATGAACCGTCTGTATCCTCGCTGCTGAATTATTTGAAACTACGATGAACCGGTCATGGGTCACACCGCATCGtacatttcacagcaatccatccgacggttgttgaaatatttcactctggaccgAAGTGGTGAAGCAACTGACCGCCAGGCTGACCCTGCCATCCCTAAAGCCACGCTGCTAGCATTGCTAAAAACTGAAGACTAAAAGTCTGATGATGCTAGTTACGGTGATATGAGAGGATTAAGGCATgtgctctccttctctctgcagatCCAAAGAACAGCTCTCTGCAACAGCGGCAAGCTCACCTCCGTGCCTGCAGGGCTGCCAGACCACAtcgaggagctgcagctcaacTACAATCATATTCAAACACTACAGGACAACTCTCTCACTTACCCCTCATTAAACACCCTGAGCTTAGCTTGTAACACTTTGGAGAAATTAGAATCAAACACTTTTCAAGACTCAAAATGGTTAGAAAGCCTCAATTTGGCAAATAACAATCTCTACATTGGCTACCAACAAGCAAGTCACGCATTAAAGACTCTACCCAGACTTAGAGTTCTGGATCTCTCTGAGAATAATCTTGATGAAGAAATGGCCACCACTCTTCTTCAAAACCTGACATCCCTGGAGTATCTCAATCTTTCTGGAAACCTCTTGCAGAGACTGGATGAGACCTCGTTCAGGGATCTTCACCAGCTCAGGGAACTGGACCTGCAGCGAAACATCATGTTTGAGATTGACAGCGCCTTCAGCGACAATCCCAAGCTCCAGCGGCTCAACTTGGCCTTCAACTATCTGCCTTGCCTGACAGACTTCCACATGACCCAGCTGGTGGTCCTCAACGCCAGCCACAACTTCATCGAGTGGTTCATCTCCAGACCAGACCTTAACGACACTTTCCAGCTGGAGACACTTGATCTATCAGACAACAGACtgctcttctttcctttcttgccCAACCAGAGCCACTTAAAAAATCTTTACCTGTCACATAACAGCGTTAAGTTTTACGAACACTTTGCAGGCAACGCCACCGTCCTGAAGTCGTCGACAACTGTTGAGTTCTACAACATGAAGCAGTACAAGAGCAACGTGACGGCTCAGCTGTGGGACGAGAGCCTTCACGGTGACATCTCCTCCGTAGAGATTTTGGATCTAAGAGGAAACCAGGTGGATTACTTCCCTGACGGATTCATGGAGAAAATGCCTGCCCTGTCCAGACTTCGTATGTGCACCAACTGTCTGGAAACACTGAATCTAACATCAGAACAGCTCTCTGCTAGCTTGTATGAGTTGGACGTTAGCAACAACAGGCTGAACCAGATTGTGGCAGATGAAGGTACAATGGCCGCTCTTGGAAATCTGACGTACCTTAACCTGAGCTTCAACGATCTTGAGCGGTTACCCTCTGGATTATTTTCCTCATTGCCAAGCCTCAGGTCAGTGGATCTCAGTCATAACAACATTGACATTTGCCTTCCTGAGGAAGCTGAGACCAGCACAGATGGTAACTCATCTTGTGTGGATTGGAAAAATATTGCATCCCTAAGGCAGCTTTACCTGAAGGGATGCAACCTTGGAATAGTTCCATCATCTGCGTTTACTGGGTTGTCTCTAACGCACCTGGAACTGTCCGACAACCCTGGACTCATTGTCCAAGAATCAATTGAAAGCCTTAGCAGAACGTTGCGACACCTAGGCTTAGGAAACACTCACATACAAGACTTTGACTTCTCCCATTTCCAAAGTCTGGTGTCTTTAAACATTTCCAGGAACTTTCTAGCCCATCTTCCCCCTTCACTTCTGAATCTTGACCTGAAAGTGCTCGATCTGAGGGACAACCGACTGTCCACGATTCCCTCAGGTCAGGCTAACGCATTAGCTCCAAAACTGCACACCGTTTTCCTCGCGGGAAATCCATTCAACTGCTGCCAAACAGAATGGTTCAGGACATTTGAAACAACAGAGACAATCAATGTGGTCGGGCAATCGGACATTGAATGTGAGGATCTCTTCCAAACGACACACAGGCTGGAGAACTTCCAGTCATTTCTGTGTTGGGAGGAAGGCGGGGAATCTATATTCTGGTacattctgctttttgtgcCCGTCTGCCTTTCTTTTATAGGCATTTCGATTATTGTTCTCCTCTCTTTCAAGCCCAAAATgctacaaaaatcaatcaaaaagaAGTGTTTGAAGCCTACATCTTACTGATACTTTATAAACCctaaacaaaactgcatttcGTACAGTACGTTATTGAGAAATGTAACTGAATGTATGTTGGAAATAAATTCAATTAATTTTCTACAATAATGacagtgtgcatgtatgtaaTGAACGACTCTATCGAACAGGATTTTCACTTTCTACGTTGCTATACTGTTGAAGTGTGGTTCAAAACCACACCCTAATCCCTGATGTACCCTGATGTAAAACTGTGGCTGCGTTCTTGTGgcacttggtgtgtgtgtgcgtgagtgtgtgtgggtgtatgtgtgtgtgtgaacatatgCAGAAGTAGTGTGATGCAAGCTGTTGCTAtaagcagcagaggaaacatgaaatTTCCTGTTTTGCAGCAACTGTGCAGCAACTGCCCAGTTCTGTCTCTCAGAGAGGAGGGGTTTGAGGTTTCCTTCCCATCAGCGAGACACAGATGCGACGCTCACATGAAATTCCAGTGTGTCAGTGCTCACGAGGGGTTGGTTTGGACCCATATCTTGACACATATTGATTCTGCAGTGCACTCAGTAGCAATGCAGTGACGGCCACTGAATTTAatcacatttgcacacatatTATCAGAAACATTATATTATTTCCCTGGCGTGGGATTAATAGGAAGTTAtatcctatcttatcttatcttaaaggaCAGTATCTGCATTGCATATGATGAAGGGGAGGTGCACGAGCTTAGTTGCTCGGGAGTGGGAAGGCTGGTAGATCAgcgtgcagctgtgcagagaaCCGGAGGCCTAACCAGAAAGTAACCAAAATACCACTGTGGTGATGCTCAGGGTCATAGTGGTTGGAACACAGAGAGAGCGACGCCTTGTCAAAGCCTCTAAACACCATCATTTTTACATGCCTTTTACGACATAAAGTCGTTGCTCGCTCGCTCATCTGCAGGGCAGGACGATTAACTTCTAAGCGTGCAAATTGGTCACAAAAGGTGTGATGGAGATATGAAGCCAACTCAGGGCAGCAGGTGACTAGAAACTGGCTTGGGATTTGAAGACTACTGATTTGAATATCTTAACCACCATT
Coding sequences within:
- the nrros gene encoding transforming growth factor beta activator LRRC33, translating into MPVHGLTPILLCLLPMWRILTPVSSHPQHSRCQLIQRTALCNSGKLTSVPAGLPDHIEELQLNYNHIQTLQDNSLTYPSLNTLSLACNTLEKLESNTFQDSKWLESLNLANNNLYIGYQQASHALKTLPRLRVLDLSENNLDEEMATTLLQNLTSLEYLNLSGNLLQRLDETSFRDLHQLRELDLQRNIMFEIDSAFSDNPKLQRLNLAFNYLPCLTDFHMTQLVVLNASHNFIEWFISRPDLNDTFQLETLDLSDNRLLFFPFLPNQSHLKNLYLSHNSVKFYEHFAGNATVLKSSTTVEFYNMKQYKSNVTAQLWDESLHGDISSVEILDLRGNQVDYFPDGFMEKMPALSRLRMCTNCLETLNLTSEQLSASLYELDVSNNRLNQIVADEGTMAALGNLTYLNLSFNDLERLPSGLFSSLPSLRSVDLSHNNIDICLPEEAETSTDGNSSCVDWKNIASLRQLYLKGCNLGIVPSSAFTGLSLTHLELSDNPGLIVQESIESLSRTLRHLGLGNTHIQDFDFSHFQSLVSLNISRNFLAHLPPSLLNLDLKVLDLRDNRLSTIPSGQANALAPKLHTVFLAGNPFNCCQTEWFRTFETTETINVVGQSDIECEDLFQTTHRLENFQSFLCWEEGGESIFWYILLFVPVCLSFIGISIIVLLSFKPKMLQKSIKKKCLKPTSY